Proteins from a single region of Chitinophagales bacterium:
- a CDS encoding TonB-dependent receptor, with product MKHIFFTLLLTTLTFFTYAQNGTIKGKVTEQNGEPAIQANIIIDVSKGWATVTDFDGNYTLSVPAGSYAVLYRYIGKEDKIIKVDLKAGETITENVAFKEKEELINTVVVSASKYEKKLSEETVSMEVLKSDLLQANNITNVEDGMNKVPGVTLVEGQANIRGGAGWSYGAGSRVMILFDDMPLLSADAADTKWSFMPTENIEQIEVIKGAASSLYGSGALNGVINVRTGYAKSTPETNVSIWSGIFAGPRDKSAGWWYDDNSQPFFTGFNFVHKRKIKRFDVVVNGAFSQNKDPLKENSGGDARVGGKFRFRPKKVEGLSVGVNLNVYRSWGSAFFLWNGSGDQSRVPMPNTASAYQNNRIAIDPFITYVDKKENTFSLKTRYFNTTNRNNTGQGSKPIMYMFDAQYSRYFNKLKMSVVGGLFGYYSTVRSPEGRGGASLVGEHNGTNIAPYVQLEKKLFANKLNLTFGSRYEFFYIKSLTFNEKKKSAGDNSKEDNLNRPLFRVGANYSPAKATFIRASWGEGFRYPSMAELYINSNIGGIGLYPNPKLRPEKGWYAELGVKQGFKIGDWGAYVDVAGFVNKYQDMMEFNFGQFGEFNAGKIINDLANGTPLSIIDLGVGFSSQNVGETLIAGVEISGGSQGKIGNFPLNILVGYTYIEPIPLNWDDPVVFYNTKGEEVIPGESGVEQFTNLSSTSDGGNNYSSVSSSNEKVLKYRNKHTFMIDVSTSFKKFDFGISVQYRSWMQNIDQLFVSDLFTETIPEDALIRSFTSDINNVEELIGTEAFSGLKAYRQKYDGRGTTLLDARIAYNFNDRAKLSLVGKNLLNLTYDIRPTLLGDPMSFALQFNYNFKHDKK from the coding sequence ATGAAACACATTTTTTTTACATTATTACTAACAACCCTAACATTTTTTACTTACGCTCAAAACGGAACTATTAAAGGTAAAGTAACTGAGCAAAATGGCGAACCTGCTATTCAAGCTAACATTATTATTGATGTATCTAAAGGTTGGGCTACGGTTACAGATTTTGATGGAAATTATACTTTATCTGTACCGGCAGGTTCTTATGCCGTATTGTATAGATATATAGGTAAAGAAGATAAAATAATAAAAGTAGATCTTAAAGCTGGAGAAACAATAACAGAAAACGTTGCTTTTAAAGAAAAAGAAGAATTAATTAACACCGTAGTGGTTTCTGCTTCTAAATATGAAAAGAAGCTAAGTGAAGAAACCGTAAGTATGGAAGTACTTAAAAGTGACCTCCTTCAAGCAAATAATATTACTAATGTAGAAGACGGGATGAATAAAGTACCAGGAGTAACATTAGTAGAAGGTCAAGCCAATATACGTGGTGGTGCAGGGTGGAGCTATGGAGCTGGTAGCCGTGTTATGATACTATTTGATGATATGCCATTATTAAGTGCTGACGCTGCTGATACTAAATGGAGTTTTATGCCAACAGAGAATATAGAACAAATTGAAGTTATTAAAGGAGCAGCTTCTTCTCTTTATGGTTCAGGAGCACTTAATGGTGTTATTAATGTTAGAACAGGATATGCTAAATCTACTCCGGAAACAAATGTTAGTATATGGAGTGGTATTTTTGCCGGACCAAGGGATAAAAGTGCTGGCTGGTGGTATGATGATAATTCTCAACCATTTTTTACAGGTTTTAATTTTGTTCATAAAAGAAAAATTAAAAGATTTGACGTAGTAGTAAATGGTGCTTTTTCTCAAAATAAAGATCCTTTAAAAGAAAATAGTGGTGGAGATGCTCGTGTAGGAGGAAAATTCAGATTTAGACCTAAAAAAGTTGAAGGTCTTTCTGTAGGAGTCAATCTTAATGTATATAGAAGTTGGGGCTCTGCTTTTTTCCTATGGAATGGCTCTGGAGACCAATCAAGAGTACCTATGCCTAATACCGCAAGTGCATACCAAAACAATAGAATTGCTATTGATCCCTTTATAACCTATGTTGATAAAAAAGAAAATACATTTAGTTTAAAAACTAGATACTTTAATACGACCAATAGAAACAATACAGGACAAGGCTCTAAACCAATCATGTATATGTTTGATGCACAGTATAGCAGATATTTCAATAAATTAAAAATGAGTGTAGTAGGTGGTTTATTTGGATACTACTCTACAGTAAGAAGCCCTGAAGGCAGAGGAGGTGCATCTTTAGTAGGAGAACATAATGGTACAAACATAGCACCTTATGTACAATTAGAAAAGAAACTATTTGCTAATAAATTAAATTTAACTTTTGGGTCTAGGTATGAATTTTTCTACATAAAATCATTAACTTTCAATGAAAAAAAGAAAAGTGCCGGAGATAATAGTAAAGAAGACAATCTAAACAGACCCTTGTTCAGAGTAGGTGCAAACTACTCCCCTGCTAAAGCAACTTTTATTAGAGCTTCTTGGGGCGAAGGTTTTAGATACCCATCAATGGCTGAGCTATATATCAATAGCAACATAGGAGGTATTGGACTGTACCCTAATCCCAAATTAAGACCAGAAAAAGGTTGGTATGCAGAGTTAGGTGTAAAACAAGGTTTTAAAATTGGAGATTGGGGAGCTTATGTAGATGTTGCAGGATTTGTTAATAAATACCAAGATATGATGGAATTTAACTTTGGTCAATTTGGTGAGTTTAATGCGGGAAAAATAATTAACGATTTAGCAAATGGCACTCCATTATCAATTATAGATTTAGGTGTAGGCTTCTCTTCTCAAAACGTTGGAGAGACCTTAATCGCAGGAGTTGAAATTTCAGGAGGAAGTCAGGGAAAAATAGGAAATTTCCCTTTAAATATATTGGTAGGTTATACTTATATAGAACCAATTCCTTTAAACTGGGATGACCCTGTAGTATTTTACAATACAAAAGGCGAAGAAGTTATACCCGGAGAAAGTGGAGTAGAACAATTTACAAACCTAAGCTCTACTTCTGATGGAGGCAATAACTATTCTTCCGTTTCTTCATCAAATGAAAAAGTACTAAAATACAGAAATAAACACACCTTTATGATTGATGTTTCTACAAGCTTTAAAAAGTTTGATTTTGGTATTTCAGTACAATATAGAAGTTGGATGCAAAATATTGACCAACTTTTTGTAAGCGATTTATTTACTGAAACAATCCCTGAAGATGCATTAATTAGAAGCTTCACTAGCGACATTAATAATGTAGAAGAATTAATAGGCACAGAAGCTTTCTCTGGATTAAAAGCATACAGACAAAAATATGATGGAAGAGGAACTACTCTATTAGACGCAAGAATTGCCTATAATTTTAATGATAGAGCTAAGTTATCTTTAGTAGGTAAAAATCTATTAAATTTAACTTATGATATACGTCCTACATTATTAGGAGACCCTATGAGTTTTGCCTTACAATTTAATTATAATTTTAAGCACGATAAAAAGTAA
- a CDS encoding PKD domain-containing protein, whose translation MKFRKLLFLFAITLFVSKTYSQCSSGVPSTSIWGTIDDFTLGVTIDSDPWDIDTLKVTQGVDTSIIVQALFPKKQNITSPINGTATINSIEIQGVSNLPLGLSWRTDSVNASSNTYHPQNTNGRYGAITVCGSTFSAPGLKVVNVAIEGCGSISGISDCAAQPLQLYVLVLPGTGSGPVQMSPPISCDSATVQFNTTLSSTDEILNPVSYSWQFHDGTTATGKPVSKFYGAPGNYPVKMTVEISEYYISAASTAFTGGWYPDIEELTAVQDPEPYLKIDGGNGWVSTGGAGSGRNKSWTGLNIPLTSDTIKIQAWDEDTNTPIIGSPDDNLGTVSVYVPFPYVGGQFGASNNNHASTVTLSIQVAETLVYWDTVKILPPSTVNPLVASNGFTICGGDSTELSLGATSYDLVKWFKDGVEILGETNSTLMVTDAGFYNAEVVETGSICPSLTDSAEIIVEVVSTPTIMVTSNGGLYVDNPNGFDVQWYANGSGSAIPIPGATADTLATFNPLNAPFTVSFTSPLGCEALSAPFAVCVAGISSADATSLGVGGEVTISHEDFYLNSGFDVAWAISTEADGPVTDMTSLQTAIDNGWVIPSSNDSGVVLNCGSLPDGVENGDYYFTPISAEALVIDSIIHQPNVDSGCISDAQLCLDIAATDGVLLVADSLIFTFPDGSTANLRDIVPANFQSLIPDTINKALIDMLPSIVPGGSLCFPLTGLYSGNPNGTWSISALNVGTGSLTLTVPNIVSTVYADSCPLITQDQVITIPGFTVNIAPNSSSSVSFTLPPLPSNFPTINNACNVIGSATMLSINCPTGISDVIDEGSLTLYPNPNNGSFTLKMDILKESSVKYSVYDVAGRTIFAKDMGYQNGMIYENINLQNNLGTGFYVISIDIDGNLIQKHFIVK comes from the coding sequence ATGAAATTTAGAAAATTACTTTTTTTGTTTGCAATAACTCTGTTTGTAAGCAAAACCTACAGTCAATGTTCTTCTGGAGTACCCAGTACTTCTATTTGGGGAACAATTGACGATTTTACATTAGGAGTTACTATAGATAGTGATCCATGGGATATTGACACTTTAAAAGTAACGCAAGGTGTGGACACGTCAATAATAGTGCAGGCACTATTTCCTAAAAAGCAAAATATTACTTCACCTATAAATGGTACTGCTACAATAAACAGTATAGAAATACAAGGTGTGAGCAACCTTCCTTTAGGTTTAAGTTGGAGAACCGATTCAGTAAATGCCTCAAGTAATACATATCATCCTCAAAATACTAATGGTAGATATGGAGCTATAACAGTTTGTGGAAGTACCTTTAGTGCTCCTGGTTTAAAAGTAGTTAATGTTGCAATAGAAGGTTGTGGTAGTATATCTGGTATTTCAGACTGTGCCGCACAACCATTACAATTGTATGTTTTAGTTTTACCTGGTACAGGAAGTGGACCAGTACAAATGAGCCCTCCTATAAGTTGTGATTCTGCAACCGTTCAATTTAATACAACATTAAGTTCTACCGATGAGATATTAAACCCTGTGTCATATTCATGGCAATTTCATGATGGAACTACAGCTACTGGCAAACCGGTAAGTAAATTTTATGGTGCTCCTGGAAATTATCCTGTAAAAATGACTGTTGAAATTAGCGAATATTATATTTCTGCCGCATCAACTGCTTTTACAGGAGGTTGGTATCCTGATATTGAAGAACTAACAGCAGTTCAGGATCCTGAGCCGTATTTAAAAATAGACGGTGGAAATGGTTGGGTAAGTACAGGTGGAGCTGGAAGTGGAAGAAATAAATCTTGGACAGGTTTAAATATTCCGTTAACTTCTGATACTATTAAAATTCAAGCATGGGATGAAGATACAAACACACCAATAATTGGATCCCCGGATGATAATTTAGGAACAGTTTCAGTTTATGTTCCTTTCCCCTATGTTGGAGGTCAATTTGGTGCTTCTAATAATAATCATGCATCAACTGTTACACTTAGTATTCAAGTAGCAGAAACTTTAGTTTATTGGGATACCGTTAAAATTTTACCACCTTCTACCGTTAATCCTTTAGTAGCTTCTAATGGTTTTACTATCTGTGGAGGAGATTCAACTGAGCTTAGCTTGGGTGCTACTTCTTATGATTTGGTAAAATGGTTTAAAGATGGTGTTGAGATTTTGGGTGAAACAAATTCAACATTAATGGTTACAGATGCAGGATTTTACAATGCAGAAGTAGTTGAAACTGGAAGTATTTGTCCAAGTTTAACAGATTCTGCGGAGATAATAGTAGAAGTTGTGAGTACACCAACTATTATGGTAACTTCAAATGGTGGTTTGTATGTAGATAATCCTAATGGTTTTGATGTACAATGGTACGCTAACGGAAGTGGAAGTGCTATTCCTATTCCGGGAGCAACGGCAGATACATTAGCAACATTTAATCCTTTAAATGCTCCATTTACAGTTAGCTTTACTTCGCCTTTAGGTTGTGAGGCTTTATCTGCTCCTTTTGCAGTTTGCGTGGCTGGTATTTCATCAGCAGACGCTACTTCTTTAGGGGTAGGAGGAGAAGTTACTATAAGTCATGAAGACTTTTATTTGAATTCAGGCTTTGATGTAGCTTGGGCTATTTCTACAGAGGCAGATGGTCCTGTAACAGATATGACATCATTACAAACAGCTATTGATAACGGTTGGGTTATACCATCTTCAAATGATAGTGGAGTAGTATTGAATTGTGGAAGTTTACCTGATGGCGTTGAAAATGGAGATTACTATTTTACTCCTATTTCTGCCGAAGCTTTGGTTATAGATTCAATTATACATCAACCAAATGTTGATTCAGGTTGTATATCTGATGCTCAATTATGTTTAGATATAGCAGCAACAGATGGAGTTCTTTTAGTTGCAGATAGTTTGATATTTACTTTCCCTGATGGAAGTACAGCAAATTTAAGAGATATAGTGCCTGCTAATTTCCAATCTTTAATTCCTGATACAATAAACAAAGCTTTAATTGATATGTTGCCGTCTATAGTTCCTGGCGGAAGTTTATGTTTCCCTCTTACAGGGTTATATAGTGGAAATCCTAATGGCACATGGAGTATAAGTGCTTTAAATGTAGGAACTGGTTCTTTAACATTAACAGTACCAAATATTGTATCTACGGTTTATGCCGATTCTTGTCCGTTGATTACACAAGACCAAGTAATAACAATTCCTGGATTTACGGTAAATATAGCTCCTAATTCCTCATCTTCAGTATCATTTACTTTACCACCATTGCCAAGTAATTTCCCTACTATAAACAATGCTTGTAATGTAATTGGTAGTGCTACAATGTTATCTATTAATTGTCCAACAGGAATTTCAGATGTTATTGATGAAGGAAGTTTAACATTATATCCTAATCCAAATAATGGTTCATTTACTTTAAAAATGGATATTTTAAAAGAAAGTAGTGTGAAATATAGTGTGTATGATGTGGCTGGAAGAACTATCTTTGCTAAAGATATGGGTTATCAAAATGGCATGATTTATGAGAATATTAACTTGCAAAACAATTTAGGAACAGGTTTTTACGTTATTAGCATTGATATTGATGGTAATTTAATACAAAAACACTTTATTGTAAAATAA